Proteins from a genomic interval of Bombus affinis isolate iyBomAffi1 chromosome 16, iyBomAffi1.2, whole genome shotgun sequence:
- the LOC126925396 gene encoding neuralized-like protein 4 isoform X2, with amino-acid sequence MDWFSARNHLRTMSFLKSALIKSSSSVMQMTSWSGSIEIGVTECDPEIIELTACATNLRQGTWIMVDSGIMHDGVRTVEMYGMCLNELQEGSTLGVMRTSNHELIFYINGVSQGVAVSNIPERIFAVVDMYGDCVQVTITHPQVVSTLCNEPKDEVEINNDFALGEASNSSTTNLVANLNVNLNVNVNVNLPKNPSPAAIREDRLRFHERVGSLVKLSNNARTAERRRPLDEFNNGVVMTHRPLRDNELFEVRIDRLVHKWSGSIEVGVTMHSPTALEFPATMTNMRSGTTMMSGCGILVNGKGTCREYGEFNLDELREGDRVGMIRRSNGNLHYLINGLDQGIAAKVPVGVWGVIDLYGMTVKVTIVDRDEREEQNLITRRNTLQLQGLNETEEEPPDRLMFHSCCGTHVEVINNGRTAHRPNVMDDFNNGVVLTSRPLKPNELFEVRLDKIVTKWAGSIEIGVTTHSPTELEFPFTMTNVRSGTWMMTENGVMHNGTMIIDQYGQNLDRLQVGDRVGVMRKDNATLHFYVNGADQGAAAMNVPEKVYGVIDLYGQAAQATIVDNTDFYSPTTNNSSFSNTTLYSDLRFHHIHSKNAKIINNGLTALRPRALGEFNEAIVIANRALRDGEMFEVTIDKMVDRWTGAIEAGVTLIRPDELEFPSTMTDIDHDTWMLSGSNVMRDGVILRNNYACDLDKLIEGNRIGMMRSSDSSLHYYLDGVDQGPACTGVPPHVYPVIELYGQCVQVTIVQPERRDPTTQQYLPSENSTSQQPTSVIQLQAQTEIMHKFHESVGLNVQLNNDRTVATRCREYNNAILLSETPLENNELFEIAIQEVAREWSGCLRIGVVKNESGNWLTSMNLVPGMGSISTDAWYLTGNEVRHNGYVLCMNYCPSLEWLRVGDKIGLKRTHEGNLKFYINGEDMGIAASSIPEMVYAVIDLFGSTVTINITSSKQQNNAVSPNASLRLQDSLELLLDPMPPVLRNDAGMDTSVDVSEGKLVNDATLTPTQSAAHFIGENDWSYEFHENHGRNIQLESKTSARRVASYNQGVVMSSRPLLKGKPFLVKIEKLNKRWVSNIYCGVTCISPEKANFPLTALGFKKHSWIICSDWISHNGIRIKTKYGAALESLHCNSVVGLFIDDDNRLHLIINGVDQGVAATDLPPYIYAVFDLYGQCEQVSIVANNVEPFSSTTDNSITSVESMRTKLEDAENSREKADLECHEKENVIAAASSDLSSSTSPSVPSQCSSNTKDDDIVEYETCNNDNVHLTNNVENKAMPSISDGNNLDSNSDINHDTTRSIKNKIYDNSNQLNNSAILNSQSENLTIRNECTNVEINNATNINIKNGTANSTNNITNLNTNANNAINESIVSNSQGNNISSLHQNNASVNMLSSSQTFSSQNTLSNAISDISNTVSSSFNEVRSNISWNNTVSVDNSVGGNTILGQNTVSIHNAPLLHPSLPSIPLGTNNIPMKKCEYLKACMRLKKSLVLPDEFFSLEDVLCYCNNCYKVEGDSAVCKKGEPPAEFAVPVGWTRFPLKQSINANQIPQNTTDKWHVAFYGIRLDAIRLILDTGELMTKEQLDMSNLTMNIKTEDQNPQVVFSPSIKYAASEEFTKRYPYIDTQSNKKLNASTAFQLLVRPGSYTINSGGKDSDDPQFESVKWATKEAGATVIMALLIHLDEF; translated from the exons ATGGATTGGTTCTCAGCGCGGAACCACTTAAGGACGATGAGCTTTTTGAAGTCCGCATTGATAAAAAG ttCAAGTTCTGTTATGCAGATGACATCATGGAGCGGCAGTATAGAAATAGGAGTAACAGAATGTGATCCAGAAATAATAGAATTAACAGCCTGTGCTACTAATCTTCGTCAAGGAACTTGGATTATGGTTGATTCTGGCATAATGCATGATGGAGTAAGAACGGTAGAAATGTATGGAATGTGTCTAAACGAATTACAAGAAGGAAGTACTTTAGGAGTAATGAGAACATCTAAT catgaattgatattttatatcaatGGTGTCTCTCAAGGAGTAGCTGTATCCAATATTCCAGAACGCATTTTTGCAGTCGTAGACATGTATGGCGATTGTGTGCAGGTGACTATAACTCACCCACAAGTTGTCTCTACTTTATGTAACGAGCCAAAAGATGAAGTTGAAATTAATAACGACTTCGCCCTTGGAGAAGCATCTAATTCCTCAACAACTAATCTAGTCGCCAATTTGAATGTTAATTTAAATGTTAATGTTAATGTTAATTTACCTAAGAATCCAAGTCCTGCAGCTATTAGGGAGGATAGATTAAGATTTCATGAGAGAGTTGGCTCGCTGGTAAAATTATCTAACAATGCCAGAACTGCAGAAAGGCGAAGACCCTTAGACGAATTTAATAATGGAGTAGTAATGACTCATAGGCCATTAAGGGACAATGAATTATTTGAG GTACGAATTGATAGGCTTGTACACAAGTGGTCAGGTAGTATAGAAGTTGGAGTTACAATGCATAGTCCAACAGCACTAGAATTTCCAGCAACAATGACTAATATGCGGTCGGGAACAACGATGATGTCTGGGTGTGGAATTTTGGTAAACGGAAAGGGCACATGTCGTGAATATGGGGAATTTAATTTAGATGAATTAAGG GAAGGTGATAGAGTAGGCATGATAAGACGAAGCAATGGAAATCTTCATTATCTAATAAATGGATTAGATCAAGGTATTGCTGCTAAAGTACCTGTAGGTGTATGGGGTGTTATAGATTTGTACGGTATGACGGTAAAAGTAACAATTGTCGATCGTGATGAAAGGGAGGAACAAAACTTAATTACTAGGCGAAACACGTTACAATTGCAAGGTTTAAATG AAACCGAAGAAGAGCCACCAGACAGACTTATGTTTCATTCTTGCTGTGGTACACATGTCGAAGTGATTAATAACGGACGCACTGCGCATAGGCCTAA CGTAATGGATGATTTTAACAACGGTGTTGTATTGACTTCAAGACCATTGAAACCAAATGAATTATTCGAAGTAAGGTTGGacaaaattgtaacaaaatggGCAGGTTCTATCGAAATAGGAGTTACTACTCATTCCCCAACTGAACTAGAGTTTCCTTTCACTATGACAAACGTTAg ATCCGGTACATGGATGATGACAGAAAATGGGGTGATGCACAATGGTACTATGATAATAGACCAATATGGTCAGAATCTTGATCGACTACAAGTGGGAGATCGTGTAGGTGTAATGAGAAAGGACAATGCAACATTGCATTTTTATGTAAATGGTGCTGATCAAGGGGCTGCAGCGATGAATGTGCCTGAGAAAGTTTATGGTGTCATAGATCTTTATGGGCAAGCAGCACAGGCAACTATAGTTGACAATACAGACTTCTATAGCCCTACTACAAACAATTCAAGCTTCAGCAATACAACCTTGTATAG TGACTTGAGGTTTCATCATATACACAGTAAGAATGCAAAGATAATAAATAATGGATTGACTGCATTGAGGCCTAGAGCTTTAGGGGAATTCAATGAAGCCATTGTGATTGCAAATCGTGCGCTGCGCGATGGTGAAATGTTTGAAGTGACAATCGATAAAATGGTTGATAGATGGACAGGAGCAATTGAAGCag GTGTAACTCTTATAAGACCCGATGAGTTGGAATTTCCATCTACAATGACGGATATCGATCATGATACTTGGATGTTGTctggatctaacgttatgcgaGATGGTGTTATCTTAAGGAATAATTACGCTTGTGATTTAGACAAACTAATTGAGGGAAATCGCATTGGCATGATGCGATCTTCAGATAGTAGTTTGCATTATTATTTAGATGGAGTAGATCAGGGACCAGCTTGTACAGGTGTACCACCACATGTCTATCCTGTGATTGAATTGTATGGACAATGTGTTCAG GTTACAATTGTACAACCGGAACGCAGAGATCCAACAACACAACAGTATTTGCCATCAGAAAACAGTACTAGTCAGCAACCTACATCAGTAATTCAGCTTCAAGCTCAGACAGAGATAATGCATAAATTTCATGAATCTGTTGGTTTAAATGTCCAATTAAATAATGATAGAACGGTAGCAACTAGGTGTAGAGAATATAATAATGCTATATTATTAAGCGAAACACCGTTAGAAAATAATGAACTTTTTGAAATTGCCATACAAGAAGTAGCTCGTGAATGGAGTGGTTGTTTAAGGATAGGTGTTGTGAAAAATGAAAGTGGAAACTGGTTAACATCTATGAATCTTGTACCTGGCATGGGATCCATTTCAACAGATGCTTGGTACTTAACAG gtaatGAAGTAAGACACAATGGATATGTTTTATGTATGAATTATTGTCCAAGTTTGGAATGGTTACGTGTTGGTGATAAAATTGGACTGAAACGTACACACGAGggtaatttaaaattttatataaatggaGAGGATATGGGTATAGCGGCATCGAGTATACCGGAAATGGTGTACGCTGTGATCGATCTTTTTGGTAGTACAGTAACTATAAATATAACGAGTAGTAAACAGCAAAATAATGCAGTATCTCCAAATGCTAGTTTGAGATTGCAAGATTCTTTGGAATTATTGCTAGATCCAATGCCACCAGTTTTGCGAAA TGATGCTGGAATGGACACATCTGTAGATGTATCTGAAGGAAAATTAGTAAATGATGCAACACTCACACCAACGCAATCTGCTGCTCACTTTATAGGAGAAAACGATTGGAGTtatgaattccatgaaaatcatGGCAGAAACATACAACTCGAAAGTAAGACTTCTGCACGAAGAGTTGCAAGTTATAATCAAG GAGTGGTAATGTCTAGTCGTCCTTTACTAAAAGGAAAGCCATTTTTAGTGAAAATAGAGAAGTTAAACAAACGATGGGTTTCTAATATTTATTGTGGAGTAACTTGCATTTCACCTGAAAAGGCTAACTTTCCCTTAACTGCTCTTGGCTTCAAAAAACACTCTTGGATTATTTGTAGCGACTGGATATCACATAATGGTATTAGG ATAAAGACAAAGTATGGAGCTGCTTTGGAAAGTCTTCACTGTAATTCTGTAGTAGGTTTATTTATCGATGACGACAATAGATTACACTTAATTATCAATGGTGTAGATCAAGGCGTGGCTGCAACAGACTTACCACCTTACATTTATGCTGTATTTGATCTGTATGGTCAATGCGAACAAGTTTCCATTGTTGCAAATAATGTAGAGCCGTTCTCATCTACTACCGATAATAGTATAACATCCGTGGAATCTATGAGAACGAAGCTAGAAGATGCGGAAAATTCGCGAGAGAAAGCAGACTTAGAGTGTCACGAAAAAGAAAACGTCATCGCAGCTGCTTCTTCAGATTTATCTTCCTCTACCTCACCAAGTGTGCCGAGTCAGTGCAGTTCGAATACTAAAGACGATGATATTGTGGAATATGAAACGTGTAACAACGATAATGTGCATTTAACAAATAATGTTGAGAACAAAGCTATGCCCAGTATCTCAGACGGTAATAATTTGGATTCGAATTCGGATATAAATCACGACACAACACGAAGTATTAAGAACAAGATTTACGATAATTCAAATCAGTTAAATAATAGCGCGATATTGAATAGTCAGTCAGAAAATTTGACTATTAGAAACGAATGTACAAATGTAGAGATAAATAATGCaactaatattaatattaaaaatggcaCCGCAAACAGCACCAATAACATAACTAACTTAAATACTAACGCTAATAATGCGATAAACGAAAGCATAGTATCTAATAGTCAAGGAAATAATATAAGCTCCTTGCATCAAAATAATGCATCTGTTAATATGTTAAGCTCATCTCAGACATTTTCGTCTCAAAATACATTGAGTAACGCAATATCTGATATTTCGAACACTGTTTCTTCTAGTTTCAACGAAGTGCGTTCAAATATATCCTGGAATAATACAGTATCTGTTGATAATTCCGTTGGTGGAAATACGATTTTAGGACAAAATACAGTCTCCATTCATAATGCACCATTGCTGCATCCATCGCTACCGTCCATACCTCTTGGAACAAACAATATACCCATGAAAAAGTGTGAATATCTAAAGGCGTGTATGAGATTAAAGAAATCACTGGTTTTACCGGATGAATTCTTTTCCTTGGAAGATGTACTTTGTTATTGTAACAACTGTTATAAAGTAGAAGGGGATAGTGCAGTTTGCAAAAAGGGTGAACCACCGGCAGAGTTTGCTGTACCGGTTGGATGGACTAGGTTTCCGTTGAAACAAAGTATTAACGCCAATCAAATTCCACAGAATACAACCGATAAATGGCATGTTGCTTTCTATGGTATACGTCTGGATGCAATTAG ACTAATTCTCGACACAGGAGAACTTATGACAAAAGAGCAATTGGATATGAGTAATTTAACAATGAATATAAAGACCGAAGATCAAAACCCTCAGGTAGTCTTTTCTCCTAGTATAAAGTACGCAGCATCTGAGGAATTTACCAAGAGATATCC ATATATTGATACTCAATCAaataaaaagttaaatgcttcaaCGGCATTTCAACTACTAGTAAGGCCTGGTTCATATACAATTAATTCTGGTGGTAAAGATAGTGATGACCCGCAGTTCGAATCTGTCAAATGGGCTACCAAAGAAGCGGGGGCTACGGTTATTATGGCTCTCTTAATTCACCTCgatgaattttaa
- the LOC126925396 gene encoding neuralized-like protein 4 isoform X1: protein MSVVGAQQMVDMFHQRCGHRVTLTNNNCTAIRDFSEYNHGLVLSAEPLKDDELFEVRIDKKMTSWSGSIEIGVTECDPEIIELTACATNLRQGTWIMVDSGIMHDGVRTVEMYGMCLNELQEGSTLGVMRTSNHELIFYINGVSQGVAVSNIPERIFAVVDMYGDCVQVTITHPQVVSTLCNEPKDEVEINNDFALGEASNSSTTNLVANLNVNLNVNVNVNLPKNPSPAAIREDRLRFHERVGSLVKLSNNARTAERRRPLDEFNNGVVMTHRPLRDNELFEVRIDRLVHKWSGSIEVGVTMHSPTALEFPATMTNMRSGTTMMSGCGILVNGKGTCREYGEFNLDELREGDRVGMIRRSNGNLHYLINGLDQGIAAKVPVGVWGVIDLYGMTVKVTIVDRDEREEQNLITRRNTLQLQGLNETEEEPPDRLMFHSCCGTHVEVINNGRTAHRPNVMDDFNNGVVLTSRPLKPNELFEVRLDKIVTKWAGSIEIGVTTHSPTELEFPFTMTNVRSGTWMMTENGVMHNGTMIIDQYGQNLDRLQVGDRVGVMRKDNATLHFYVNGADQGAAAMNVPEKVYGVIDLYGQAAQATIVDNTDFYSPTTNNSSFSNTTLYSDLRFHHIHSKNAKIINNGLTALRPRALGEFNEAIVIANRALRDGEMFEVTIDKMVDRWTGAIEAGVTLIRPDELEFPSTMTDIDHDTWMLSGSNVMRDGVILRNNYACDLDKLIEGNRIGMMRSSDSSLHYYLDGVDQGPACTGVPPHVYPVIELYGQCVQVTIVQPERRDPTTQQYLPSENSTSQQPTSVIQLQAQTEIMHKFHESVGLNVQLNNDRTVATRCREYNNAILLSETPLENNELFEIAIQEVAREWSGCLRIGVVKNESGNWLTSMNLVPGMGSISTDAWYLTGNEVRHNGYVLCMNYCPSLEWLRVGDKIGLKRTHEGNLKFYINGEDMGIAASSIPEMVYAVIDLFGSTVTINITSSKQQNNAVSPNASLRLQDSLELLLDPMPPVLRNDAGMDTSVDVSEGKLVNDATLTPTQSAAHFIGENDWSYEFHENHGRNIQLESKTSARRVASYNQGVVMSSRPLLKGKPFLVKIEKLNKRWVSNIYCGVTCISPEKANFPLTALGFKKHSWIICSDWISHNGIRIKTKYGAALESLHCNSVVGLFIDDDNRLHLIINGVDQGVAATDLPPYIYAVFDLYGQCEQVSIVANNVEPFSSTTDNSITSVESMRTKLEDAENSREKADLECHEKENVIAAASSDLSSSTSPSVPSQCSSNTKDDDIVEYETCNNDNVHLTNNVENKAMPSISDGNNLDSNSDINHDTTRSIKNKIYDNSNQLNNSAILNSQSENLTIRNECTNVEINNATNINIKNGTANSTNNITNLNTNANNAINESIVSNSQGNNISSLHQNNASVNMLSSSQTFSSQNTLSNAISDISNTVSSSFNEVRSNISWNNTVSVDNSVGGNTILGQNTVSIHNAPLLHPSLPSIPLGTNNIPMKKCEYLKACMRLKKSLVLPDEFFSLEDVLCYCNNCYKVEGDSAVCKKGEPPAEFAVPVGWTRFPLKQSINANQIPQNTTDKWHVAFYGIRLDAIRLILDTGELMTKEQLDMSNLTMNIKTEDQNPQVVFSPSIKYAASEEFTKRYPYIDTQSNKKLNASTAFQLLVRPGSYTINSGGKDSDDPQFESVKWATKEAGATVIMALLIHLDEF, encoded by the exons ATGTCGGTGGTCGGTGCACAACAAATGGTCGACATGTTTCATCAACGATGCGGTCATCGTGTAACTTTAACAAACAACAATTGCACGGCCATAAGGGATTTTTCAGAATATAATCATGGATTGGTTCTCAGCGCGGAACCACTTAAGGACGATGAGCTTTTTGAAGTCCGCATTGATAAAAAG ATGACATCATGGAGCGGCAGTATAGAAATAGGAGTAACAGAATGTGATCCAGAAATAATAGAATTAACAGCCTGTGCTACTAATCTTCGTCAAGGAACTTGGATTATGGTTGATTCTGGCATAATGCATGATGGAGTAAGAACGGTAGAAATGTATGGAATGTGTCTAAACGAATTACAAGAAGGAAGTACTTTAGGAGTAATGAGAACATCTAAT catgaattgatattttatatcaatGGTGTCTCTCAAGGAGTAGCTGTATCCAATATTCCAGAACGCATTTTTGCAGTCGTAGACATGTATGGCGATTGTGTGCAGGTGACTATAACTCACCCACAAGTTGTCTCTACTTTATGTAACGAGCCAAAAGATGAAGTTGAAATTAATAACGACTTCGCCCTTGGAGAAGCATCTAATTCCTCAACAACTAATCTAGTCGCCAATTTGAATGTTAATTTAAATGTTAATGTTAATGTTAATTTACCTAAGAATCCAAGTCCTGCAGCTATTAGGGAGGATAGATTAAGATTTCATGAGAGAGTTGGCTCGCTGGTAAAATTATCTAACAATGCCAGAACTGCAGAAAGGCGAAGACCCTTAGACGAATTTAATAATGGAGTAGTAATGACTCATAGGCCATTAAGGGACAATGAATTATTTGAG GTACGAATTGATAGGCTTGTACACAAGTGGTCAGGTAGTATAGAAGTTGGAGTTACAATGCATAGTCCAACAGCACTAGAATTTCCAGCAACAATGACTAATATGCGGTCGGGAACAACGATGATGTCTGGGTGTGGAATTTTGGTAAACGGAAAGGGCACATGTCGTGAATATGGGGAATTTAATTTAGATGAATTAAGG GAAGGTGATAGAGTAGGCATGATAAGACGAAGCAATGGAAATCTTCATTATCTAATAAATGGATTAGATCAAGGTATTGCTGCTAAAGTACCTGTAGGTGTATGGGGTGTTATAGATTTGTACGGTATGACGGTAAAAGTAACAATTGTCGATCGTGATGAAAGGGAGGAACAAAACTTAATTACTAGGCGAAACACGTTACAATTGCAAGGTTTAAATG AAACCGAAGAAGAGCCACCAGACAGACTTATGTTTCATTCTTGCTGTGGTACACATGTCGAAGTGATTAATAACGGACGCACTGCGCATAGGCCTAA CGTAATGGATGATTTTAACAACGGTGTTGTATTGACTTCAAGACCATTGAAACCAAATGAATTATTCGAAGTAAGGTTGGacaaaattgtaacaaaatggGCAGGTTCTATCGAAATAGGAGTTACTACTCATTCCCCAACTGAACTAGAGTTTCCTTTCACTATGACAAACGTTAg ATCCGGTACATGGATGATGACAGAAAATGGGGTGATGCACAATGGTACTATGATAATAGACCAATATGGTCAGAATCTTGATCGACTACAAGTGGGAGATCGTGTAGGTGTAATGAGAAAGGACAATGCAACATTGCATTTTTATGTAAATGGTGCTGATCAAGGGGCTGCAGCGATGAATGTGCCTGAGAAAGTTTATGGTGTCATAGATCTTTATGGGCAAGCAGCACAGGCAACTATAGTTGACAATACAGACTTCTATAGCCCTACTACAAACAATTCAAGCTTCAGCAATACAACCTTGTATAG TGACTTGAGGTTTCATCATATACACAGTAAGAATGCAAAGATAATAAATAATGGATTGACTGCATTGAGGCCTAGAGCTTTAGGGGAATTCAATGAAGCCATTGTGATTGCAAATCGTGCGCTGCGCGATGGTGAAATGTTTGAAGTGACAATCGATAAAATGGTTGATAGATGGACAGGAGCAATTGAAGCag GTGTAACTCTTATAAGACCCGATGAGTTGGAATTTCCATCTACAATGACGGATATCGATCATGATACTTGGATGTTGTctggatctaacgttatgcgaGATGGTGTTATCTTAAGGAATAATTACGCTTGTGATTTAGACAAACTAATTGAGGGAAATCGCATTGGCATGATGCGATCTTCAGATAGTAGTTTGCATTATTATTTAGATGGAGTAGATCAGGGACCAGCTTGTACAGGTGTACCACCACATGTCTATCCTGTGATTGAATTGTATGGACAATGTGTTCAG GTTACAATTGTACAACCGGAACGCAGAGATCCAACAACACAACAGTATTTGCCATCAGAAAACAGTACTAGTCAGCAACCTACATCAGTAATTCAGCTTCAAGCTCAGACAGAGATAATGCATAAATTTCATGAATCTGTTGGTTTAAATGTCCAATTAAATAATGATAGAACGGTAGCAACTAGGTGTAGAGAATATAATAATGCTATATTATTAAGCGAAACACCGTTAGAAAATAATGAACTTTTTGAAATTGCCATACAAGAAGTAGCTCGTGAATGGAGTGGTTGTTTAAGGATAGGTGTTGTGAAAAATGAAAGTGGAAACTGGTTAACATCTATGAATCTTGTACCTGGCATGGGATCCATTTCAACAGATGCTTGGTACTTAACAG gtaatGAAGTAAGACACAATGGATATGTTTTATGTATGAATTATTGTCCAAGTTTGGAATGGTTACGTGTTGGTGATAAAATTGGACTGAAACGTACACACGAGggtaatttaaaattttatataaatggaGAGGATATGGGTATAGCGGCATCGAGTATACCGGAAATGGTGTACGCTGTGATCGATCTTTTTGGTAGTACAGTAACTATAAATATAACGAGTAGTAAACAGCAAAATAATGCAGTATCTCCAAATGCTAGTTTGAGATTGCAAGATTCTTTGGAATTATTGCTAGATCCAATGCCACCAGTTTTGCGAAA TGATGCTGGAATGGACACATCTGTAGATGTATCTGAAGGAAAATTAGTAAATGATGCAACACTCACACCAACGCAATCTGCTGCTCACTTTATAGGAGAAAACGATTGGAGTtatgaattccatgaaaatcatGGCAGAAACATACAACTCGAAAGTAAGACTTCTGCACGAAGAGTTGCAAGTTATAATCAAG GAGTGGTAATGTCTAGTCGTCCTTTACTAAAAGGAAAGCCATTTTTAGTGAAAATAGAGAAGTTAAACAAACGATGGGTTTCTAATATTTATTGTGGAGTAACTTGCATTTCACCTGAAAAGGCTAACTTTCCCTTAACTGCTCTTGGCTTCAAAAAACACTCTTGGATTATTTGTAGCGACTGGATATCACATAATGGTATTAGG ATAAAGACAAAGTATGGAGCTGCTTTGGAAAGTCTTCACTGTAATTCTGTAGTAGGTTTATTTATCGATGACGACAATAGATTACACTTAATTATCAATGGTGTAGATCAAGGCGTGGCTGCAACAGACTTACCACCTTACATTTATGCTGTATTTGATCTGTATGGTCAATGCGAACAAGTTTCCATTGTTGCAAATAATGTAGAGCCGTTCTCATCTACTACCGATAATAGTATAACATCCGTGGAATCTATGAGAACGAAGCTAGAAGATGCGGAAAATTCGCGAGAGAAAGCAGACTTAGAGTGTCACGAAAAAGAAAACGTCATCGCAGCTGCTTCTTCAGATTTATCTTCCTCTACCTCACCAAGTGTGCCGAGTCAGTGCAGTTCGAATACTAAAGACGATGATATTGTGGAATATGAAACGTGTAACAACGATAATGTGCATTTAACAAATAATGTTGAGAACAAAGCTATGCCCAGTATCTCAGACGGTAATAATTTGGATTCGAATTCGGATATAAATCACGACACAACACGAAGTATTAAGAACAAGATTTACGATAATTCAAATCAGTTAAATAATAGCGCGATATTGAATAGTCAGTCAGAAAATTTGACTATTAGAAACGAATGTACAAATGTAGAGATAAATAATGCaactaatattaatattaaaaatggcaCCGCAAACAGCACCAATAACATAACTAACTTAAATACTAACGCTAATAATGCGATAAACGAAAGCATAGTATCTAATAGTCAAGGAAATAATATAAGCTCCTTGCATCAAAATAATGCATCTGTTAATATGTTAAGCTCATCTCAGACATTTTCGTCTCAAAATACATTGAGTAACGCAATATCTGATATTTCGAACACTGTTTCTTCTAGTTTCAACGAAGTGCGTTCAAATATATCCTGGAATAATACAGTATCTGTTGATAATTCCGTTGGTGGAAATACGATTTTAGGACAAAATACAGTCTCCATTCATAATGCACCATTGCTGCATCCATCGCTACCGTCCATACCTCTTGGAACAAACAATATACCCATGAAAAAGTGTGAATATCTAAAGGCGTGTATGAGATTAAAGAAATCACTGGTTTTACCGGATGAATTCTTTTCCTTGGAAGATGTACTTTGTTATTGTAACAACTGTTATAAAGTAGAAGGGGATAGTGCAGTTTGCAAAAAGGGTGAACCACCGGCAGAGTTTGCTGTACCGGTTGGATGGACTAGGTTTCCGTTGAAACAAAGTATTAACGCCAATCAAATTCCACAGAATACAACCGATAAATGGCATGTTGCTTTCTATGGTATACGTCTGGATGCAATTAG ACTAATTCTCGACACAGGAGAACTTATGACAAAAGAGCAATTGGATATGAGTAATTTAACAATGAATATAAAGACCGAAGATCAAAACCCTCAGGTAGTCTTTTCTCCTAGTATAAAGTACGCAGCATCTGAGGAATTTACCAAGAGATATCC ATATATTGATACTCAATCAaataaaaagttaaatgcttcaaCGGCATTTCAACTACTAGTAAGGCCTGGTTCATATACAATTAATTCTGGTGGTAAAGATAGTGATGACCCGCAGTTCGAATCTGTCAAATGGGCTACCAAAGAAGCGGGGGCTACGGTTATTATGGCTCTCTTAATTCACCTCgatgaattttaa